The Streptococcus viridans genome includes a window with the following:
- a CDS encoding histidine phosphatase family protein, translating to MAKTRLFIIRHGKTMFNTIGRAQGWSDTPLTAQGEEGIRELGVGLRESGLDFVRAVSSDSGRAIQTMGIVLDELGLTDQIPYTFNKKIREWCFGSFDGAYGGELFRGVVPRVLDIEDYKKLTLEELANGIYQVDTAGWAEPWDVLKKRIVDGFEEIAKEVEAKGGGNALIVSHSMTIGSFVCILNPEIELDPRVENGSVTLVEYENGRFSIQTIGDESYRKQGANWLATHSEELDVKK from the coding sequence ATGGCGAAAACAAGATTATTTATTATTCGGCATGGAAAAACCATGTTTAATACGATAGGTCGTGCCCAAGGTTGGTCGGATACACCCCTGACTGCTCAAGGAGAAGAAGGTATCCGTGAATTGGGGGTTGGTTTGAGAGAATCTGGTTTGGACTTTGTCCGTGCTGTTTCTAGCGACTCCGGTCGCGCCATTCAAACCATGGGAATTGTTTTAGACGAGCTTGGGCTAACAGATCAGATTCCTTATACTTTTAACAAAAAGATCCGGGAATGGTGTTTTGGAAGTTTTGATGGCGCCTATGGAGGAGAGCTTTTCCGTGGAGTCGTTCCCCGTGTTCTGGATATAGAAGACTACAAGAAGTTAACACTAGAAGAGTTAGCGAATGGGATTTACCAAGTGGATACAGCCGGATGGGCTGAACCGTGGGATGTGTTGAAAAAACGCATTGTAGATGGTTTTGAAGAGATTGCTAAAGAAGTCGAAGCCAAGGGTGGTGGAAATGCCCTAATTGTCAGTCATAGCATGACCATCGGTTCCTTTGTGTGCATTTTAAATCCAGAGATAGAGTTGGATCCAAGGGTTGAAAATGGTAGTGTCACCCTGGTAGAATACGAAAATGGACGTTTCTCGATCCAAACCATCGGAGATGAGTCTTATCGCAAGCAGGGTGCTAACTGGTTAGCAACCCACTCAGAAGAACTTGATGTAAAAAAATAA
- the dnaK gene encoding molecular chaperone DnaK translates to MSKIIGIDLGTTNSAVAVLEGTESKIIANPEGNRTTPSVVSFKNGEIIVGDAAKRQAVTNPDTVISIKSKMGTSEKVSANGKEYTPQEISAMILQYLKGYAEEYLGEKVTKAVITVPAYFNDAQRQATKDAGKIAGLEVERIVNEPTAAALAYGLDKTDKEEKILVFDLGGGTFDVSILELGDGVFDVLATAGDNKLGGDDFDQKIIDHLVAEFKKENGIDLSTDKMALQRLKDAAEKAKKDLSGVTSTQISLPFITAGEAGPLHLEMTLTRAKFDDLTRDLVERTKTPVRQALSDAGLSLSEIDEVILVGGSTRIPAVVEAVKAETGKEPNKSVNPDEVVAMGAAIQGGVITGDVKDVVLLDVTPLSLGIETMGGVFTKLIDRNTTIPTSKSQVFSTAADNQPAVDIHVLQGERPMAADNKTLGRFQLTDIPAAPRGIPQIEVTFDIDKNGIVSVKAKDLGTQKEQTIVIQSNSGLTDEEIDRMMKDAEANAEADKKRKEEVDLRNEVDQAIFATEKTIKETEGKGFDAERDAAQAALDDLKKAQEDNNLDEMKAKLEALNEKAQGLAVKLYEQAAAAQQAQAGAEGAQATGDAGDDVVDGEFTEK, encoded by the coding sequence ATGTCTAAAATTATCGGTATTGACTTAGGTACAACAAACTCAGCAGTTGCAGTTCTTGAAGGAACTGAATCAAAAATCATCGCAAACCCAGAAGGAAACCGTACAACTCCATCTGTAGTTTCTTTTAAAAACGGTGAAATTATCGTTGGTGACGCTGCGAAACGCCAAGCAGTCACAAACCCAGATACAGTGATCTCTATCAAATCTAAGATGGGTACTTCTGAAAAAGTTTCTGCTAACGGTAAAGAATACACTCCACAAGAAATCTCAGCGATGATCCTTCAATATTTGAAAGGTTATGCGGAAGAATACCTTGGTGAAAAAGTAACCAAGGCTGTTATCACAGTTCCAGCTTACTTTAACGATGCTCAACGTCAAGCAACTAAAGATGCTGGTAAAATCGCTGGTCTTGAAGTAGAACGTATCGTCAACGAACCAACTGCAGCAGCTCTTGCTTACGGTTTGGACAAGACTGACAAAGAAGAAAAAATCTTGGTATTCGACCTTGGTGGTGGTACATTCGACGTATCTATCCTCGAACTAGGTGATGGTGTCTTTGATGTATTGGCAACTGCAGGGGATAACAAACTCGGTGGTGACGACTTTGACCAAAAAATCATCGACCACTTGGTAGCAGAATTCAAGAAAGAAAATGGTATCGACTTGTCAACAGACAAGATGGCTCTTCAACGTTTGAAAGACGCAGCTGAAAAAGCTAAGAAAGACCTTTCTGGTGTAACTTCAACCCAAATCAGCTTGCCATTCATCACTGCTGGTGAGGCTGGACCTCTTCACTTGGAAATGACCTTGACTCGTGCTAAATTTGACGATTTGACTCGTGACCTCGTTGAACGTACTAAAACTCCAGTTCGCCAAGCCCTTTCTGATGCAGGTTTGAGCTTGTCAGAAATCGACGAAGTTATCCTTGTCGGTGGTTCAACTCGTATCCCTGCAGTTGTAGAAGCTGTTAAGGCTGAAACTGGTAAAGAACCAAACAAATCAGTGAACCCTGACGAAGTAGTTGCGATGGGTGCTGCTATCCAAGGTGGTGTCATCACTGGTGATGTGAAAGACGTTGTCCTTCTTGACGTAACACCATTGTCACTTGGTATCGAAACAATGGGTGGAGTATTTACAAAACTCATCGACCGCAACACAACTATTCCAACTTCTAAATCACAAGTCTTCTCAACTGCAGCAGACAACCAACCAGCCGTTGATATCCATGTTCTTCAAGGTGAACGCCCAATGGCAGCAGATAACAAGACTCTTGGACGTTTCCAATTGACTGATATCCCAGCTGCACCTCGTGGTATCCCACAAATCGAAGTAACATTCGACATCGACAAGAACGGTATCGTATCTGTTAAGGCTAAAGATCTTGGAACTCAAAAAGAACAAACAATTGTTATCCAATCAAACTCAGGTTTGACAGACGAAGAAATCGACCGCATGATGAAAGATGCAGAAGCAAACGCTGAAGCAGATAAGAAACGTAAAGAAGAAGTTGACCTTCGTAACGAAGTAGACCAAGCTATCTTTGCGACTGAAAAGACAATCAAGGAAACTGAAGGCAAAGGTTTCGATGCAGAACGTGATGCTGCTCAAGCTGCCCTTGATGACCTTAAGAAAGCGCAAGAAGACAACAACTTGGACGAAATGAAAGCAAAACTTGAAGCATTGAACGAAAAAGCACAAGGACTTGCTGTGAAACTCTACGAACAAGCCGCAGCAGCACAACAAGCTCAAGCAGGAGCAGAAGGTGCCCAAGCAACAGGAGACGCAGGCGATGACGTCGTAGACGGAGAGTTTACTGAGAAGTAA
- the grpE gene encoding nucleotide exchange factor GrpE, which translates to MTEEIKKEDVKEEEVAETTEEVVEETKQPSELEEAQARAEEFENKYLRAHAEMQNIQRRANEERQLLQRYRSQDLAKAILPSLDNLERALAVEGLTDDVKKGLEMVQESLIHALKEEGIEEIPADGEFDHNYHMAIQTVPADDEHPADTIAQVFQKGYKLHDRILRPAMVVVYN; encoded by the coding sequence TTGACAGAAGAAATCAAAAAAGAAGACGTGAAAGAAGAGGAAGTTGCCGAGACAACTGAAGAAGTTGTAGAGGAAACCAAGCAACCTTCTGAATTAGAAGAAGCACAAGCGCGTGCCGAAGAATTTGAAAACAAATACCTTCGCGCTCATGCTGAAATGCAAAATATTCAACGTCGTGCCAATGAGGAACGCCAACTCTTGCAACGTTATCGTAGCCAAGATTTGGCAAAAGCGATCTTGCCTTCGTTGGATAACTTAGAACGTGCCCTTGCCGTTGAAGGGTTGACAGATGATGTCAAAAAAGGACTAGAAATGGTCCAAGAAAGCTTGATTCATGCCCTGAAAGAAGAAGGAATTGAAGAAATTCCAGCGGACGGTGAATTTGACCATAACTACCATATGGCTATTCAAACAGTCCCAGCGGATGACGAGCATCCAGCAGACACCATCGCACAAGTCTTCCAAAAAGGCTACAAACTCCATGACCGCATCCTAAGACCGGCTATGGTCGTTGTCTACAACTAG
- a CDS encoding ACT domain-containing protein, translated as MKAIITVVGKDQKGIVAGVATKVAELGLNIDDISQTVLDEYFTMMAVVTSDEKKDFTQLRSELEEFGQSLHVKINIQSAAIFDAMHNL; from the coding sequence ATGAAAGCAATTATTACAGTCGTCGGAAAAGACCAAAAAGGAATCGTAGCGGGTGTTGCGACTAAGGTGGCAGAGTTGGGACTCAATATCGATGATATCTCTCAAACGGTATTGGATGAGTACTTCACCATGATGGCGGTCGTGACATCGGATGAGAAAAAAGATTTCACCCAGCTTCGTTCAGAATTAGAAGAATTCGGTCAGTCTCTTCATGTAAAAATCAATATCCAGAGCGCAGCGATTTTTGACGCCATGCACAATTTGTAA
- a CDS encoding PFL family protein, producing the protein MDIRQVTETIAMIEEQNFDVRTITMGISLLDCIDPDIDKAAEKVYQKIVTKAKDLVAVGDEIAAELGIPIVNKRVSVTPISIIGAATNATDYVPFAKALDRAAKEIGINFIGGFSALVQKGYQKGDEILINSIPRALAETDFVCSSVNIGSTKTGINMTAVRDMGRIIKEASQADPMGPGKLVVFANAVEDNPFMAGAFHGVGEADVVINVGVSGPGVVQRAIEKVPGASFDVLAETIKKTAFKITRVGQLVGQMASERLGVEFGIVDLSLAPTPAVGDSVARVLEAMGLEVVGTHGTTAALALLNDQVKKGGIMACNQVGGLSGAFIPVSEDEGMIAAVQSGHINLEKLEAMTAICSVGLDMIAIPADTPATTIAAMIADEAAIGVINQKTTAVRIIPYGEEGDMLELGGLLGYAPVMKVNKASSADFIARGGQIPAPVHSFKN; encoded by the coding sequence ATGGACATTAGACAGGTAACAGAAACCATTGCCATGATTGAGGAGCAGAACTTTGATGTTCGGACCATCACCATGGGCATCTCTCTTCTAGATTGTATTGATCCAGATATTGATAAGGCGGCAGAAAAGGTCTACCAGAAGATTGTGACAAAGGCCAAGGACTTAGTAGCTGTTGGGGATGAGATTGCGGCAGAACTCGGCATCCCGATTGTGAACAAGCGGGTTTCGGTCACTCCGATTTCCATTATCGGAGCGGCAACCAATGCGACAGACTATGTGCCCTTTGCTAAGGCGTTGGATCGTGCGGCTAAAGAGATCGGAATTAACTTTATCGGTGGCTTCTCAGCCCTGGTTCAAAAAGGCTACCAAAAGGGGGATGAAATCCTCATCAATTCCATTCCTCGTGCCCTAGCAGAGACGGACTTTGTCTGCTCTTCAGTCAATATCGGATCGACCAAGACGGGGATCAATATGACCGCTGTCCGAGACATGGGCCGTATCATTAAAGAAGCTTCCCAAGCAGATCCAATGGGGCCAGGGAAACTCGTTGTCTTTGCCAATGCAGTAGAGGACAATCCTTTTATGGCGGGTGCCTTCCACGGTGTTGGTGAAGCGGATGTTGTCATCAACGTTGGGGTTTCCGGACCTGGTGTCGTTCAACGGGCGATTGAAAAAGTTCCTGGTGCAAGCTTTGATGTCTTGGCTGAAACCATCAAGAAGACAGCCTTCAAGATTACTCGTGTCGGGCAACTGGTTGGTCAAATGGCTAGTGAACGTCTCGGTGTTGAGTTTGGTATTGTCGACTTGTCTCTCGCGCCAACACCGGCTGTTGGGGATTCGGTTGCCCGTGTTCTTGAGGCTATGGGGCTTGAAGTAGTAGGAACCCATGGAACTACTGCAGCGCTCGCTCTGCTCAATGACCAAGTGAAAAAAGGCGGAATCATGGCTTGTAACCAAGTCGGTGGTTTGTCAGGTGCCTTCATTCCGGTCTCAGAAGATGAGGGGATGATTGCGGCAGTCCAGTCAGGCCATATCAACCTGGAAAAATTGGAAGCCATGACAGCCATTTGTTCCGTCGGTCTGGACATGATTGCCATTCCAGCTGATACTCCAGCTACGACGATTGCGGCTATGATTGCCGATGAAGCAGCTATCGGAGTGATCAACCAAAAGACAACAGCGGTTCGGATTATCCCTTATGGAGAAGAGGGGGATATGTTAGAGCTTGGAGGACTTCTTGGGTATGCTCCAGTGATGAAGGTCAACAAGGCTTCGTCAGCTGATTTTATTGCCCGTGGGGGTCAAATTCCGGCCCCAGTTCATAGTTTTAAAAACTAA
- a CDS encoding M15 family metallopeptidase — translation MTKYKLAKKREKKVSWIVLCCLGLCLIGAGVGIFYLKPQWLPMNFAEDKKVETTTPKKVEKKEEKPKTDLPQVSTKDWNLVLINRDNKLAELNPQLVDVEEIKVDSRIAEQTKQFLAAARAVAPEESLISGYRSVEEQTELYNERVAQLEATGLSHEEAERQAQAQVQVPGASEHQTGLAIDMSAPNGQSEEVAQQIIALAPQYGFVLRYPEGKNAITGVDYENWHFRYVGVENAQYMAKHQLVLEEYIQKLKEAGL, via the coding sequence ATGACTAAATACAAACTTGCCAAGAAAAGAGAAAAGAAAGTTAGCTGGATCGTGCTCTGCTGTTTAGGCCTCTGTCTGATCGGAGCAGGAGTGGGTATTTTCTATTTGAAACCTCAATGGCTTCCTATGAACTTTGCTGAAGACAAAAAAGTTGAAACGACTACTCCAAAAAAAGTTGAGAAAAAGGAAGAAAAACCGAAGACTGACCTTCCCCAAGTTTCCACTAAGGATTGGAATTTGGTCTTGATCAATCGGGACAACAAGTTAGCCGAGCTGAACCCTCAGTTAGTCGATGTTGAAGAAATCAAGGTGGATAGTCGGATTGCAGAACAGACGAAACAGTTTCTAGCAGCGGCGAGAGCTGTCGCGCCTGAAGAATCCTTGATTTCGGGTTATCGAAGTGTGGAGGAGCAAACAGAACTCTATAATGAGCGGGTAGCGCAGTTAGAAGCTACTGGTCTTTCTCATGAGGAAGCAGAACGTCAAGCTCAAGCCCAAGTACAGGTTCCAGGTGCTAGTGAACACCAAACGGGTCTTGCGATTGATATGAGTGCTCCAAATGGACAGTCTGAAGAGGTAGCCCAGCAGATTATTGCTTTGGCTCCCCAGTATGGTTTTGTTCTCCGCTATCCAGAAGGGAAAAATGCGATTACAGGTGTGGACTATGAAAACTGGCATTTCCGCTATGTCGGTGTAGAAAATGCCCAGTATATGGCCAAACATCAGCTAGTTTTAGAAGAATACATCCAAAAACTGAAAGAAGCAGGATTATAG
- a CDS encoding CPBP family intramembrane glutamic endopeptidase, whose product MKYAKHGVAILFLLVLFVFGIEGLGICLTGLFNGDVSFLYFIYLILYSLLLIGILFWFKSQKIVIRSNIQKWKWSYLGYFALVLLWFFFERWVLQTFQDLLVPVVHQTKLPSSIYLNGPGISGTLFFVLATIISPMIEEFIFRGYLMNILFKESKFHLDVLLSGLLFAAFHLIHQYRDPVTFVLYFCSGLFLAAVYKKHKDIRLPIFLHAFSNFLTFWKPIWIFIYNYIYWHFLV is encoded by the coding sequence ATGAAATATGCCAAACATGGAGTCGCTATCCTATTCCTGTTAGTTCTATTTGTTTTTGGGATCGAAGGTCTTGGTATCTGCCTAACTGGGCTTTTCAATGGTGATGTAAGTTTTCTTTATTTCATCTATTTGATTCTCTACTCTTTGCTTCTCATCGGCATTCTATTTTGGTTTAAAAGTCAGAAGATAGTCATCCGTTCCAATATACAGAAATGGAAGTGGTCCTATCTGGGGTATTTTGCTCTGGTGCTCTTGTGGTTCTTTTTTGAAAGATGGGTGCTGCAAACGTTTCAGGATTTGCTGGTTCCTGTCGTTCATCAAACCAAATTGCCATCCTCCATTTATCTAAATGGCCCTGGTATTTCGGGTACTTTGTTTTTTGTCCTGGCAACCATTATATCTCCTATGATAGAAGAATTCATTTTTAGAGGCTATCTGATGAATATCTTGTTTAAAGAGAGTAAGTTTCATTTAGATGTTTTGCTTTCGGGCTTACTCTTTGCGGCCTTTCATCTGATCCATCAATATCGGGATCCTGTAACCTTTGTTCTTTATTTCTGTTCAGGGCTCTTCTTGGCAGCTGTCTACAAGAAGCATAAAGATATCCGTTTACCGATTTTCTTGCATGCTTTTAGCAATTTTCTGACTTTTTGGAAACCAATCTGGATTTTCATCTACAACTATATCTACTGGCATTTTCTTGTTTAA
- a CDS encoding histidine phosphatase family protein, translating into MAKTKLYIARHGKTMFNTIGRAQGWSDSPLTEAGERGIHELGIGLREAGIQFQQAVSSDSGRTIQTMGIVLEELGLAGKIPYRYDKRIREWCFGSFDGAYDGELFLGVLPRVFRVDDFHHLSLMELAEGIVEVDTAGWAESWETLRDRILDGFTAIAKDVESQGGGNAIVVSHGMTISTLIYLIDPKAFKELVLDNGSVTVIEYEDGQFKLEAVGDLSYRQVGAQLLEGNHD; encoded by the coding sequence ATGGCAAAGACAAAATTGTATATTGCCCGTCATGGAAAAACCATGTTTAATACCATTGGTCGTGCCCAAGGTTGGTCTGATAGCCCCTTGACGGAAGCTGGTGAACGAGGGATTCATGAATTGGGGATTGGTCTGCGTGAGGCAGGGATTCAGTTCCAACAAGCTGTTTCCAGTGACTCGGGTCGAACCATTCAAACCATGGGGATCGTGCTAGAAGAATTAGGGTTAGCAGGTAAGATTCCTTATCGTTATGATAAGCGCATCCGCGAATGGTGCTTTGGAAGCTTTGATGGGGCTTATGACGGGGAACTCTTTTTAGGTGTTTTGCCACGTGTCTTTCGGGTTGATGACTTCCATCATTTGAGCTTGATGGAGTTGGCCGAAGGGATTGTCGAAGTGGATACAGCAGGCTGGGCGGAGTCCTGGGAAACTCTTCGAGATCGCATCTTGGATGGCTTTACGGCGATTGCCAAGGATGTCGAGTCTCAAGGTGGTGGCAATGCCATCGTGGTCAGTCATGGGATGACCATCAGTACCTTGATTTACTTGATTGATCCAAAAGCCTTCAAAGAATTGGTTTTGGACAATGGTAGTGTGACAGTTATTGAGTATGAGGATGGCCAATTTAAATTGGAAGCAGTTGGAGATCTGTCATACCGACAAGTTGGAGCGCAATTGTTAGAGGGAAATCATGACTAA
- the hrcA gene encoding heat-inducible transcriptional repressor HrcA produces MVTERQNEILNLVVDIFTKTHEPVGSKALQDVIQSSSATIRNDMAALEKQGLLEKAHTSSGRMPSRAGFQYFVQNSLDLELIDEQDVYQVVKAFDFEAFKLDDILDATAKLLAQMTGYTAVIQDVEPTRQRLTGFEIVPLSNHDALAVLTLDESKPVTVQFAIPKNFLTSDLEIFHQLVQERFIGNTVLDIHYRLRTEIPQIVQRYFKTTDNVLDLFDYVFSQLFQELVFVEGKVSSLTYADLQTYQFLDNPQHVALELRGGMPEDQMTQILVAESQEKALKNVTVISHKFLVPYRGMALMHVIGPVEMNYRRVISLVNVIGRVLVMKLTDYYRYLNSNHYEVN; encoded by the coding sequence ATGGTTACAGAACGTCAAAATGAGATTCTAAATCTTGTCGTCGATATCTTTACCAAGACCCACGAACCAGTCGGTTCAAAAGCACTGCAAGATGTCATTCAATCCAGTAGTGCTACTATTCGAAACGATATGGCTGCCCTCGAAAAGCAGGGCTTATTAGAAAAAGCCCACACTTCGAGTGGTCGAATGCCCAGCCGAGCTGGTTTTCAATATTTTGTTCAGAACTCGCTGGATCTAGAGTTGATTGATGAGCAAGATGTTTACCAGGTGGTGAAAGCCTTTGATTTCGAAGCCTTTAAGTTAGATGATATCTTGGATGCTACGGCTAAGTTATTAGCCCAGATGACGGGCTACACCGCGGTGATCCAGGATGTTGAGCCGACACGACAGCGCTTGACAGGTTTTGAGATTGTTCCATTATCAAACCACGATGCTTTGGCGGTATTGACCTTGGATGAATCAAAGCCTGTTACCGTACAATTTGCGATTCCAAAAAATTTCTTAACCAGTGACTTGGAAATCTTCCATCAGCTAGTTCAAGAACGTTTCATTGGAAATACAGTCTTGGATATCCACTACCGCTTGAGGACAGAGATTCCACAGATAGTACAGCGCTATTTTAAGACGACAGACAATGTATTGGATCTGTTTGATTACGTCTTCTCGCAACTGTTTCAAGAACTGGTCTTTGTAGAAGGAAAAGTTTCATCCTTAACCTACGCCGATCTTCAGACCTATCAGTTCTTAGATAACCCCCAACACGTAGCTCTCGAGTTGCGAGGGGGAATGCCAGAGGACCAAATGACCCAGATTCTGGTTGCTGAATCCCAAGAGAAGGCTTTGAAAAATGTGACCGTGATTAGTCATAAATTCCTGGTTCCTTATCGTGGGATGGCCCTCATGCATGTGATTGGTCCCGTAGAGATGAATTACAGGCGTGTGATTAGCCTCGTCAATGTTATCGGACGGGTACTGGTCATGAAGTTAACGGACTACTACCGTTACCTCAACAGTAACCATTATGAAGTAAATTAA
- a CDS encoding rhomboid family intramembrane serine protease, translating into MKNILKTYPVVSTLTFICLLLGILTSIYGNAMYDLLAFHSKPVYYWQYMSGTLMHGSKGAPLWFLWVHLFLNGLMILPFGGLLERKRGSKHVLLVFVTATVISSIAFHFLTQGQTIQATGISAVGYAFITGGVILLPNIWKEFSCTVKLYYLFLILLASLMLLPMITGWISTCLHLSGIASYLLVLSSATILRKNGLVIR; encoded by the coding sequence ATGAAAAACATCCTCAAAACCTACCCAGTTGTCAGTACTTTAACTTTCATTTGTTTATTGTTAGGAATTCTCACTTCTATTTATGGGAATGCTATGTACGACCTATTGGCCTTTCATTCAAAACCGGTTTATTATTGGCAGTATATGAGTGGAACCTTGATGCATGGAAGTAAAGGAGCCCCCCTCTGGTTTTTATGGGTCCATCTATTTTTAAATGGGCTCATGATTCTACCTTTTGGCGGACTACTGGAAAGGAAAAGAGGCTCCAAACATGTCTTGCTTGTTTTTGTTACCGCGACAGTCATCTCTTCCATCGCCTTTCACTTCTTAACACAGGGGCAAACAATTCAGGCGACGGGGATTTCTGCGGTTGGCTATGCTTTTATAACTGGAGGAGTCATACTTTTACCGAATATTTGGAAAGAATTTTCATGCACCGTAAAACTGTATTATCTTTTCTTAATCCTTCTAGCTAGCCTGATGCTTTTACCAATGATCACCGGATGGATCTCGACTTGCTTGCATCTGTCGGGGATTGCTAGTTACCTTTTGGTTTTATCTTCAGCCACTATCTTAAGAAAAAATGGTTTAGTGATCCGTTGA
- a CDS encoding CsbD family protein, which produces MSLEDKLNQVKGSVKEGLGKVTGDTKTEAEGVAEKVASKAKEVAEDAKEAVEGAINGVKNILHKDDK; this is translated from the coding sequence ATGTCATTAGAAGATAAATTAAACCAAGTTAAAGGTTCTGTTAAGGAAGGTCTCGGTAAAGTAACCGGCGACACAAAAACAGAAGCTGAAGGCGTTGCTGAAAAAGTTGCATCAAAAGCTAAAGAAGTTGCTGAAGATGCAAAAGAAGCTGTTGAAGGAGCTATCAACGGTGTGAAAAACATCCTTCACAAAGACGATAAATAA
- a CDS encoding AEC family transporter, producing the protein MEIFITSIQSIVPIIVIIILGYFLQVRGWFQESFGNDLSKLIMNVAMPVAIFTSVLKYLTLDKLISLSGGLLYTFIAFILGYLAAFIAVKVFRVRPGRRGTMINTFVNANTIFIGLPLNIALFGNQALPYFLVYYITNTVSTWTLGVYLMTSDSKEGASKQAQKFNWKKLFPAPLLGFLVALAFLVLRLPVPSFAESTLTYIGSLTTPLSLVYIGIVLAKAGLKTIRFDKDTIITLVGRFILAPVIMLLVLKFFSPNMVAPEFRTFMIQSATPALAVLPILANQGKGDVEFSTNVVTLSTVLFIVVIPILQTLLG; encoded by the coding sequence ATGGAAATCTTTATAACGTCAATTCAGAGTATTGTACCCATTATCGTCATCATCATTCTTGGTTATTTCTTGCAAGTCCGCGGTTGGTTCCAAGAGAGTTTCGGAAATGACTTGTCTAAACTTATTATGAATGTGGCCATGCCCGTTGCAATTTTCACCTCTGTTCTTAAATATTTAACTTTAGATAAGCTGATTAGCTTGTCTGGCGGTTTGCTCTATACGTTTATCGCCTTCATTCTTGGTTACCTAGCGGCCTTTATCGCGGTGAAAGTTTTTAGAGTGCGCCCAGGACGCCGAGGAACCATGATTAATACCTTTGTCAATGCCAATACCATATTTATTGGTTTGCCTTTAAATATCGCTCTGTTTGGAAATCAAGCCCTTCCTTATTTCTTAGTGTATTATATTACAAATACAGTATCTACTTGGACATTAGGTGTCTATCTGATGACGTCTGATAGCAAAGAAGGGGCTTCAAAACAGGCTCAAAAATTTAATTGGAAGAAGCTCTTCCCTGCTCCTTTATTAGGATTTCTCGTAGCCCTCGCCTTTTTAGTGCTCCGTCTTCCTGTTCCAAGTTTTGCGGAAAGTACCTTGACCTATATTGGTAGTTTAACAACGCCATTATCACTTGTCTATATTGGTATCGTTCTAGCGAAGGCAGGACTTAAGACGATTCGTTTTGATAAGGATACCATTATCACACTGGTTGGTCGTTTTATCCTTGCACCGGTCATCATGCTCCTAGTTTTGAAATTCTTCTCTCCAAATATGGTAGCACCAGAATTTAGGACCTTTATGATCCAATCAGCAACACCTGCTCTAGCGGTTCTTCCTATTCTTGCCAATCAAGGAAAAGGTGATGTTGAGTTTTCAACGAATGTAGTGACTCTAAGTACGGTTCTATTTATCGTTGTTATTCCAATATTACAAACTTTATTAGGATAA